A genomic segment from Sulfitobacter mediterraneus encodes:
- a CDS encoding FMN-binding negative transcriptional regulator, with the protein MHPNPIFHDADDARNVAFARERGFGVLAAQGADAPMLSHIPFLLSEDGAVADLHLVRSNPIVRALKEPIPVTLAVSGGDTYVSPDWYEFADQVPTWNYVAVHLTGVLERRPQEELLALLDRQSAFYEDRLLPKPPWKTSKMTPDALDKMMRMIVPCRIRVSGVDGTWKLGQNKPDAVRDAAAGQIEAFGFGSEAHVIAAMMRGVPKG; encoded by the coding sequence ATGCATCCCAATCCGATATTTCACGATGCCGACGATGCACGGAACGTTGCGTTTGCCCGCGAGCGGGGCTTTGGCGTTTTGGCGGCGCAGGGTGCGGATGCGCCGATGCTGAGCCATATTCCTTTCCTGCTGTCCGAAGATGGCGCTGTCGCTGATTTGCATCTGGTGCGGTCCAATCCGATTGTCCGCGCCTTGAAAGAACCGATACCTGTGACTTTGGCGGTGTCAGGTGGCGATACTTATGTCTCTCCTGATTGGTACGAATTCGCAGATCAGGTTCCGACCTGGAATTATGTCGCGGTGCATCTGACGGGTGTTCTTGAGCGGCGACCACAAGAGGAGTTGCTGGCTCTGCTCGACCGGCAATCGGCCTTCTATGAGGATCGGCTTCTGCCCAAGCCGCCATGGAAAACCAGCAAGATGACACCGGATGCGCTGGACAAGATGATGCGCATGATTGTGCCTTGCCGGATCAGGGTGTCGGGTGTCGATGGGACGTGGAAGCTGGGCCAGAACAAGCCTGATGCGGTGCGCGATGCCGCCGCGGGCCAGATTGAAGCCTTCGGTTTTGGATCGGAAGCGCATGTGATCGCCGCCATGATGCGCGGTGTACCCAAGGGTTGA
- a CDS encoding 6,7-dimethyl-8-ribityllumazine synthase encodes MTQGNTAPARFAFIKAQWHADIVDRALEGFCELIPAAQVDVVDVPGAFELPLMAQTLARTGNYSAVACAAFVVDGGIYRHDFVAAAVVEGLMRVGLDTGVPVLSVSLTPHHYQETDHHNAIYRTHFVEKGREAARAALKIAEVETALAA; translated from the coding sequence ATGACACAAGGCAATACAGCCCCCGCCCGCTTCGCATTTATCAAAGCTCAATGGCACGCAGATATCGTTGATCGCGCGCTTGAGGGGTTTTGCGAACTTATTCCCGCCGCGCAGGTCGATGTTGTCGATGTGCCCGGCGCATTTGAATTGCCACTGATGGCGCAGACCCTTGCACGCACGGGGAACTACAGCGCCGTTGCCTGTGCCGCCTTTGTTGTGGATGGCGGCATCTATCGCCATGATTTCGTGGCCGCTGCTGTGGTTGAAGGGTTGATGCGGGTTGGCTTGGACACTGGCGTACCTGTGCTGTCGGTGTCTCTGACCCCGCATCACTATCAGGAAACCGACCATCACAATGCGATCTACCGTACGCATTTTGTTGAAAAAGGCCGCGAAGCCGCCCGCGCCGCCCTCAAGATCGCCGAGGTGGAAACAGCGCTGGCGGCCTGA
- a CDS encoding thiamine ABC transporter ATP-binding protein: MLKVEQAEIVLGDFSLAADLELNQAQRYAVIGPSGAGKSTLLSALCGFVPLQSGRILWQGRDITQDDPGQRPMTMLFQDNNLFPHLTVQQNVGLGLRPDLRLSGAEQAKVQDALRRVGLETHSGKRPAALSGGQQSRAALARVLVQARPLVLLDEPFAALGPALRNEMLDLVAELVAETGAALIMVTHAPEDVRRIADQVVFVAEGRAEAPQPAAALMDNPPPALRSYLG; this comes from the coding sequence ATGCTGAAAGTTGAGCAGGCAGAAATTGTGTTGGGTGATTTTTCCCTGGCTGCGGATCTGGAACTGAATCAGGCGCAGCGATATGCCGTGATCGGTCCGTCGGGGGCAGGCAAATCAACCTTGCTCAGCGCGCTTTGTGGGTTTGTGCCGTTGCAATCGGGCCGGATCCTTTGGCAGGGACGGGATATTACGCAGGATGATCCGGGCCAACGGCCCATGACGATGCTGTTTCAGGACAACAACCTGTTTCCGCATCTGACGGTGCAGCAGAACGTGGGACTTGGCCTGCGTCCTGATTTGCGGCTGTCGGGCGCGGAGCAAGCCAAGGTGCAGGATGCGCTGCGCCGGGTGGGACTTGAAACGCACAGCGGCAAGCGGCCAGCGGCCTTGTCGGGTGGTCAACAAAGCCGTGCAGCACTGGCGCGGGTGTTGGTGCAGGCCCGGCCACTTGTCCTGCTGGACGAACCTTTCGCGGCTCTGGGTCCGGCCCTGCGCAATGAGATGTTGGATCTGGTGGCTGAATTGGTGGCCGAAACCGGCGCGGCGCTGATCATGGTGACACATGCCCCAGAAGACGTGCGGCGCATAGCCGATCAGGTGGTGTTTGTCGCCGAAGGCCGGGCCGAGGCTCCGCAACCGGCGGCGGCGTTGATGGATAACCCGCCGCCGGCGCTGCGGTCATATTTGGGTTGA
- a CDS encoding thiamine/thiamine pyrophosphate ABC transporter permease ThiP yields the protein MARRVVAMRHAAGIGAAILVAALVLAALLAVMSRAEPGAGFLRSDWAAVRFTVWQAVLSSMISTLLAIPVARALARRRFAGRTLLVTLLGAPFILPVIVAVLGLLTVFGRSGWMNQLLGLVGLPEVSIYGLHGVVLAHVFFNLPLATRLILQGWQSIPAERYRLAAQLRLGPRAIFLTLEWPLLRQVVPGVAALIFVICLTSFAVALTLGGGPRATTLELAIYQAFLFDFDLSRAALLSLVQLVLAGGAALVALWIIPSISLGGGQDRTLQRWDARGGVQRARDGAVITLAALFLLLPLAAVVLRGVAGLAKVPVAVWHAAGLSVFVAVISVLTLCLLALPMAGWIASRQRGGVEAIGLLGLSASPLMIGTGWFILINPVMNPSDLALPVTALVNALMALPFALRILVPRLRDTLADFGRLSVSLGLQGWPLWRWVILPRLRAQLGFAAGLTGALSVGDLGVIALFADQERATLPLQMYRLMGAYRMEAAAGAALILLALALGIFWLCDRGGRWHAES from the coding sequence ATGGCTCGGCGCGTTGTCGCAATGAGACATGCTGCGGGTATCGGTGCTGCGATTTTGGTCGCAGCGCTGGTGCTTGCTGCTTTGCTCGCGGTGATGTCCCGGGCAGAGCCCGGCGCGGGTTTTCTGCGCTCTGATTGGGCGGCTGTGCGGTTCACCGTTTGGCAGGCTGTCTTGTCTTCGATGATTTCAACACTCTTGGCCATTCCGGTCGCCCGTGCGTTGGCGCGGCGGCGGTTTGCAGGTCGGACCTTGCTGGTGACGCTGCTGGGTGCGCCGTTCATTCTGCCCGTGATTGTGGCTGTGCTCGGGTTGTTGACGGTGTTCGGCAGATCGGGCTGGATGAACCAATTGCTTGGCCTAGTAGGGCTGCCTGAGGTCTCGATCTACGGACTACACGGCGTGGTTTTGGCCCATGTATTCTTCAACCTGCCCTTGGCGACACGGCTGATCCTGCAAGGGTGGCAAAGTATCCCGGCAGAGCGGTATCGCCTTGCTGCCCAATTGCGCCTTGGGCCGCGTGCGATTTTTCTGACTCTGGAATGGCCCCTGCTGCGCCAAGTTGTGCCGGGGGTGGCGGCGTTGATTTTCGTGATTTGCCTGACCAGTTTTGCCGTTGCGCTGACGCTTGGTGGCGGTCCAAGGGCCACAACGCTTGAACTGGCAATTTATCAGGCGTTCCTGTTTGATTTTGACTTATCGCGAGCGGCGCTTTTGTCTTTGGTGCAGCTGGTGTTGGCAGGGGGCGCTGCATTGGTGGCGCTGTGGATCATTCCGTCAATCTCATTGGGCGGTGGTCAGGACCGGACGCTGCAACGTTGGGATGCGCGGGGCGGCGTGCAACGTGCGCGGGACGGGGCGGTGATCACCTTGGCGGCGCTGTTTTTGTTGCTGCCGCTGGCGGCGGTTGTGCTGCGCGGTGTTGCGGGGCTTGCAAAGGTGCCTGTCGCGGTCTGGCATGCGGCGGGGCTGTCGGTGTTTGTGGCGGTGATCAGCGTGCTGACGCTGTGCCTTTTGGCGCTGCCGATGGCGGGCTGGATCGCCAGCCGCCAAAGAGGCGGGGTGGAGGCCATAGGTTTGCTGGGCTTGTCCGCGTCCCCTTTGATGATCGGCACGGGCTGGTTCATTTTGATCAATCCTGTGATGAACCCGTCAGATCTGGCCTTACCGGTCACGGCTTTGGTCAATGCCTTGATGGCGCTGCCCTTTGCGTTGCGAATTTTGGTGCCGCGTCTGCGCGATACCCTGGCAGATTTCGGGCGGCTCTCTGTCTCGCTTGGCCTGCAAGGCTGGCCGCTTTGGCGATGGGTGATCTTGCCACGTCTGCGGGCGCAATTGGGATTTGCCGCCGGATTGACGGGTGCATTGTCGGTGGGCGATCTGGGTGTGATTGCGCTTTTTGCTGATCAGGAACGGGCAACATTACCGCTTCAGATGTATCGGTTGATGGGCGCCTACCGAATGGAAGCGGCGGCGGGGGCGGCCTTGATCTTATTGGCACTGGCCTTGGGAATATTCTGGCTTTGCGACAGGGGAGGACGCTGGCATGCTGAAAGTTGA
- the thiB gene encoding thiamine ABC transporter substrate binding subunit — protein MKYLTLAAGLLGASAAIAETPVLTVYTYDSFVSDWGPGPQIEKAFEENCACDLKFVGMGDGAALLARLKLEGARSDADVVLGLDTGLIAAAKDTGLFTETSVSADYALPITWDDAVFAPYDWGYFAFVHNTDMTPPTNFKALGESDVKIVIQDPRSSTPGLGLMMWVKDAYGDEAEAIWQGLADNVVTVTKGWSEAYGLFLEGEADMVLSYTTSPAYHIIAEEDESKAAAVFDEGHYMQVEVAGRLANSDQPELAEAFLNFMVSDVAQSILPTTNWMYPAVMPSGGLPKGFEALVQPENARLIPAAEVPAIRDAALQEWLGALSQ, from the coding sequence ATGAAGTATCTTACACTTGCAGCGGGCTTGCTTGGGGCCTCGGCAGCGATTGCCGAAACACCAGTGCTGACAGTCTATACCTATGACAGTTTTGTTTCTGACTGGGGGCCGGGCCCGCAGATCGAAAAGGCGTTTGAGGAAAACTGTGCTTGCGATCTGAAATTTGTCGGAATGGGCGATGGCGCGGCGCTTTTGGCGCGGCTCAAGCTTGAGGGCGCGCGGTCTGACGCAGATGTGGTGCTTGGGCTTGATACCGGCCTGATCGCCGCAGCGAAGGACACCGGATTGTTCACTGAAACATCTGTGAGCGCCGATTATGCCTTGCCGATCACTTGGGACGATGCGGTTTTTGCGCCTTATGACTGGGGCTACTTTGCCTTTGTGCACAACACGGACATGACACCGCCCACAAATTTCAAGGCGCTGGGCGAAAGTGACGTGAAAATTGTCATTCAGGATCCGCGTTCCTCGACCCCCGGTTTGGGGCTGATGATGTGGGTCAAGGATGCCTATGGTGACGAGGCCGAAGCCATCTGGCAGGGCTTGGCCGACAATGTCGTGACCGTGACCAAAGGCTGGTCCGAGGCGTATGGTCTGTTCCTTGAGGGCGAAGCCGACATGGTGCTGAGCTACACAACCTCGCCTGCCTATCACATCATTGCAGAAGAGGACGAAAGCAAAGCCGCCGCCGTGTTTGACGAAGGTCACTACATGCAGGTCGAAGTGGCCGGGCGTCTGGCAAACAGCGATCAGCCAGAGCTGGCCGAGGCGTTCTTGAACTTCATGGTGTCAGACGTGGCGCAATCCATTCTGCCAACAACCAACTGGATGTATCCGGCGGTGATGCCCAGTGGCGGTTTGCCCAAAGGATTCGAGGCGCTTGTGCAACCTGAAAACGCGCGGTTGATCCCCGCCGCAGAGGTGCCAGCCATACGTGATGCGGCATTGCAAGAATGGCTCGGCGCGTTGTCGCAATGA
- the aroC gene encoding chorismate synthase → MSMNSFGHLFRVTTWGESHGPALGATVDGCPPGVPVTAEMIQHWLDKRKPGQNKFTTQRREADEVKILSGVFEGVTTGTPVQLMIENTDQRSKDYGDIKDKFRPGHADITYFQKYGIRDYRGGGRSSARETASRVAAGGLAREAIKAMAPDVQITGYMVQMGPHQIDRTAFDWDQIEQNPFWVPDAQAASDWATYLDGLRKSGSSVGAIIEVVARGVPAGIGAPVYGKLDTDLSAAMMSINAVKGVEIGEGMSAAMLTGEANADEIYMGNDGQPRFSSNHAGGILGGISTGQDIVVRFAVKPTSSILTTRKTITKSGEETEIITKGRHDPCVGIRAVPVGEAMMACVILDHLLLHRGQVGENRGIIG, encoded by the coding sequence ATGTCGATGAACAGCTTTGGCCATCTCTTCCGCGTGACCACTTGGGGCGAAAGCCACGGCCCGGCCTTGGGCGCAACCGTTGACGGATGCCCGCCCGGAGTTCCGGTCACAGCCGAGATGATCCAGCACTGGCTCGACAAACGCAAACCCGGCCAGAACAAGTTTACCACCCAGCGGCGCGAGGCCGATGAGGTCAAGATCCTGTCTGGTGTATTTGAAGGTGTAACCACCGGCACCCCGGTTCAGTTGATGATCGAAAATACCGATCAACGGTCCAAGGACTACGGCGATATCAAGGACAAGTTTCGCCCCGGACATGCAGATATCACCTATTTCCAGAAATACGGAATCCGCGATTATCGCGGCGGCGGGCGGTCCTCTGCGCGCGAAACGGCCTCCCGCGTGGCGGCGGGTGGATTGGCCCGCGAGGCCATCAAGGCGATGGCGCCGGATGTTCAGATCACCGGCTACATGGTGCAGATGGGTCCGCATCAGATTGACCGCACTGCCTTCGATTGGGACCAGATTGAGCAAAACCCGTTCTGGGTGCCAGATGCACAGGCCGCATCAGACTGGGCGACCTACCTTGATGGGTTGCGCAAATCCGGCTCCTCCGTCGGGGCAATCATCGAGGTGGTCGCGCGCGGCGTGCCTGCAGGCATAGGCGCACCGGTTTACGGCAAACTTGACACCGATCTGTCCGCCGCAATGATGAGCATCAATGCCGTCAAAGGTGTCGAAATTGGCGAGGGCATGTCAGCGGCGATGCTAACGGGAGAGGCCAACGCGGATGAGATTTACATGGGCAACGACGGACAGCCCCGATTCTCGTCAAACCACGCGGGTGGTATTCTGGGCGGGATCAGCACCGGACAAGACATCGTCGTGCGCTTTGCCGTCAAACCAACCTCCAGCATCCTGACCACCCGCAAAACCATCACCAAGAGTGGTGAGGAAACCGAGATCATCACCAAGGGCCGCCATGACCCCTGCGTGGGTATTCGCGCCGTTCCTGTGGGTGAGGCGATGATGGCCTGTGTGATCCTCGACCACCTGTTGCTGCACCGCGGACAGGTTGGGGAAAACCGCGGCATCATCGGCTGA
- a CDS encoding DMT family transporter, protein MPASLTQNRPGRAIALKLCAIFLFMVMAALIKAASGQVPPGQAVFFRSLFAIPIIGLWLWQSGHLHDGLKVNNLFGHIWRGLFGTTAMGLTFAGLALLPLPEVTAIGYATPMFTVIFAALFLGERVRLFRLSAVALGLIGVMIVIAPRLSVDANFSAAATYGALMVLAASILRSLVQIHVRRLVQTDSTSAIVFYFSLTATCLSLLTLPLGWLIQTPALTWTAPGIEVLGLIICAGLIGGVAQILVTSSFRFGSASMLAPFDYSSMIFASLIGWVVFSEVPTATILLGAGLVIAGGVLIIWRERQLGVDRSKSKPNVPPPGTPG, encoded by the coding sequence ATGCCCGCCAGTCTGACGCAAAACCGCCCCGGCCGTGCCATCGCGCTTAAACTTTGTGCGATCTTTCTGTTCATGGTCATGGCCGCGCTGATCAAGGCCGCATCGGGCCAAGTCCCTCCGGGGCAGGCTGTCTTTTTCCGCTCATTGTTTGCGATACCGATCATCGGCCTCTGGCTCTGGCAAAGCGGGCATTTGCACGATGGGCTCAAGGTCAACAACCTCTTCGGGCATATCTGGCGGGGTCTGTTTGGCACCACCGCCATGGGCCTGACCTTTGCCGGGCTTGCCTTGTTGCCCCTGCCTGAAGTCACGGCCATCGGCTATGCCACGCCGATGTTCACCGTCATATTCGCAGCGTTGTTTCTGGGTGAACGGGTGCGCCTTTTTCGCCTGTCGGCTGTGGCGCTTGGGTTGATTGGAGTGATGATCGTGATTGCCCCGCGCCTGTCTGTGGACGCCAACTTTAGCGCCGCCGCGACCTATGGCGCGTTGATGGTGTTGGCGGCGTCCATTCTGCGATCCTTGGTGCAAATCCACGTACGGCGGCTTGTGCAAACCGACAGCACCTCGGCCATCGTCTTTTACTTTTCGCTGACGGCCACCTGCCTGTCCCTGCTGACCCTGCCATTGGGCTGGCTCATTCAAACACCTGCCCTTACATGGACCGCGCCCGGCATAGAGGTGTTGGGCCTGATCATCTGTGCGGGTCTGATCGGAGGCGTCGCGCAGATCCTTGTCACATCCTCCTTCCGCTTTGGCAGCGCTTCGATGCTGGCCCCCTTTGACTATTCCTCGATGATCTTCGCCAGCCTCATTGGTTGGGTGGTGTTCAGCGAAGTGCCCACAGCAACAATTCTGCTTGGTGCCGGGCTTGTCATTGCCGGCGGCGTGCTGATTATCTGGCGCGAACGGCAATTGGGGGTGGACAGGAGCAAATCAAAGCCCAATGTCCCCCCACCAGGCACCCCCGGTTAA
- the cobO gene encoding cob(I)yrinic acid a,c-diamide adenosyltransferase gives MSETADHKEKMQKRQAEQRKKVAELQDPEKGLVLVHTGAGKGKTSSAFGVVVRALGWKQRVGVVQFIKGKWKTGERLFFDRLEEVTWHTMGEGFTWDTQDKERDIAAAQAAFAKAREMMESGDYDLVVLDEINIAMRYEYISVEDVIAGLDARAKDTGVILTGRDAKPELCAYADLVTEMTEVKHPFKAGIKAQRGVDF, from the coding sequence ATGTCCGAGACAGCAGACCACAAAGAAAAAATGCAAAAGCGTCAGGCCGAGCAGCGCAAGAAAGTCGCAGAGCTTCAGGATCCTGAAAAGGGGCTGGTACTGGTCCACACCGGCGCGGGCAAAGGCAAAACCTCCAGCGCCTTTGGCGTGGTGGTGCGGGCGCTTGGTTGGAAACAGCGGGTGGGCGTGGTGCAGTTCATCAAGGGCAAATGGAAGACCGGCGAACGGCTGTTCTTTGACCGTCTTGAAGAGGTCACATGGCACACTATGGGCGAAGGCTTTACCTGGGACACCCAAGACAAAGAGCGTGACATTGCCGCCGCACAGGCGGCCTTTGCCAAGGCCCGCGAAATGATGGAAAGCGGCGATTATGATCTGGTGGTCCTGGACGAGATCAACATCGCGATGCGCTATGAATACATCAGCGTCGAAGACGTGATCGCGGGTCTGGACGCCCGTGCCAAGGACACAGGCGTGATCCTCACGGGCCGCGATGCCAAGCCGGAACTTTGCGCCTATGCCGATCTGGTGACAGAGATGACCGAGGTCAAACACCCGTTCAAGGCAGGCATCAAAGCCCAGCGCGGTGTCGATTTCTGA
- a CDS encoding SDR family NAD(P)-dependent oxidoreductase, which produces MATAKHAKVALITGAARGIGLATAHLMVKDGWKVALLDRDADALKAAAAEFDGAALDLLFDVSDPQAAPQAIRACIDHFGRLDALVNNAGVADFGPIEETDFARWRRVMETNLDGVFLMTQAATEALKDSAGAIVNIASISGLRASTLRVAYGTSKAAVIHLTKQQAAELGEYGIRVNAVCPGPVRTKLAMAVHTQDIIDAYYDAIPLNRYGSEQEIGEVIAFLCSEKASYVTGQIIASDGGFESTGVGLPALRK; this is translated from the coding sequence ATGGCGACTGCCAAACACGCCAAGGTCGCGCTGATCACTGGCGCGGCACGGGGGATCGGGCTGGCCACAGCGCACCTGATGGTCAAAGACGGCTGGAAAGTTGCGCTGCTGGATCGCGACGCTGACGCGTTAAAAGCCGCGGCGGCAGAGTTTGACGGCGCCGCGTTGGACTTGCTGTTCGACGTTTCCGACCCGCAAGCCGCGCCACAAGCGATCCGGGCTTGCATCGATCATTTCGGGCGGCTCGATGCCTTGGTCAACAATGCCGGCGTTGCGGATTTTGGTCCTATCGAAGAAACCGACTTTGCCCGCTGGCGAAGGGTGATGGAAACCAATCTGGACGGCGTGTTTCTGATGACGCAAGCCGCGACAGAGGCGCTCAAAGACAGTGCTGGTGCGATCGTCAATATCGCTTCAATCTCTGGCTTGCGGGCCTCGACGCTTCGGGTTGCCTACGGCACATCCAAGGCCGCTGTGATCCACCTGACCAAACAACAGGCCGCAGAACTCGGGGAATATGGGATTCGCGTAAATGCCGTTTGCCCCGGCCCCGTGCGCACAAAACTTGCCATGGCAGTCCACACACAGGACATTATCGACGCCTACTATGATGCGATCCCACTGAACCGCTATGGGTCGGAGCAGGAAATTGGTGAGGTCATCGCGTTCCTGTGCAGTGAAAAGGCCAGCTATGTCACTGGCCAGATCATCGCATCAGATGGCGGGTTTGAAAGCACAGGCGTAGGCCTGCCTGCGCTTCGCAAATAA
- a CDS encoding branched-chain amino acid aminotransferase yields MAGAYDDRDGFIWLDGEMVNWRDANVHILTHAMHYASSVFEGERAYNGKIFKSREHSERLRRSAEMIDFQIPWTVDEIEAAKVEVLAKSGLSDAYVRAIAWRGAGEDMGVASARNPVRLAIAAWEWGAYYGDAKMKGAKLDISKWKRPSPETIPSHAKAAGLYMICTMSKHAAEAKGCSDAMMFDYRGYVAEATGANIFFVKDGEVHTPDPDCFLNGITRQTVVGMLKEKGITVHERHIMPEELEGFEQCWLTGTAAEVTPVGQIGDFNFEVGALTRDIAESYEKLVRA; encoded by the coding sequence ATGGCTGGAGCATATGATGATCGGGATGGTTTCATCTGGTTGGATGGTGAAATGGTCAACTGGCGCGACGCCAATGTGCATATCCTGACCCATGCGATGCATTATGCGTCTTCGGTGTTTGAAGGAGAGCGGGCCTATAACGGCAAGATCTTCAAGAGTCGCGAACACTCAGAGCGGTTGCGCCGCTCGGCCGAGATGATTGATTTCCAGATCCCATGGACCGTGGACGAGATCGAAGCGGCCAAGGTCGAAGTTCTGGCCAAATCCGGGCTGTCTGATGCCTATGTGCGTGCTATCGCGTGGCGTGGCGCGGGCGAAGACATGGGCGTGGCCTCGGCTCGTAACCCTGTGCGCCTGGCCATCGCCGCATGGGAATGGGGCGCCTATTACGGGGATGCCAAGATGAAGGGCGCCAAACTGGATATCTCCAAATGGAAGCGCCCCAGCCCCGAGACGATCCCAAGCCATGCCAAGGCGGCGGGCCTCTATATGATCTGCACCATGTCCAAACACGCAGCAGAGGCAAAGGGTTGTTCAGATGCGATGATGTTCGACTATCGCGGCTATGTGGCCGAGGCGACGGGCGCGAACATCTTTTTCGTAAAAGATGGCGAAGTACACACGCCCGATCCGGATTGCTTTCTCAACGGGATCACGCGACAGACAGTTGTTGGCATGCTCAAGGAGAAAGGCATCACCGTACACGAGCGCCACATCATGCCAGAAGAGCTTGAAGGGTTTGAGCAATGCTGGCTGACCGGCACAGCGGCGGAAGTGACCCCAGTGGGCCAGATCGGTGATTTCAACTTTGAGGTCGGCGCCCTGACCCGCGACATCGCGGAAAGCTATGAAAAGCTGGTGCGGGCCTGA
- a CDS encoding MarR family winged helix-turn-helix transcriptional regulator: MADGRGPASSSGESLLFLTDEQLRQAIEAMFFAYRGFTADPDRILVDMAYGRAHHRAIHFINRAPGTTVNNLLNILGVTKQSLNRVLRTLIADGLVESRVGRNDKRERHLYLTDAGRALEQTLSDAQRARMRTAFRDAGPEAVAGFRTVLEAMMDPEMGASYTRLKESGS, translated from the coding sequence ATGGCAGACGGACGCGGCCCCGCAAGCAGCAGTGGCGAGAGCCTGCTTTTTCTGACGGATGAACAGCTGAGGCAGGCGATAGAGGCAATGTTCTTTGCCTATCGCGGCTTTACTGCGGACCCGGACCGTATCCTGGTCGACATGGCCTATGGCCGGGCCCATCACCGTGCCATCCACTTTATCAACCGGGCGCCGGGCACAACGGTGAACAACCTGTTGAATATCCTTGGCGTCACGAAACAGTCACTCAACCGTGTGTTGCGGACCCTGATCGCAGATGGTCTTGTCGAAAGCAGGGTGGGTCGCAACGACAAACGCGAACGCCACCTTTACCTGACGGATGCGGGCCGCGCCCTGGAACAGACCCTGTCTGATGCCCAACGCGCCCGGATGCGCACAGCGTTCCGCGATGCCGGTCCCGAAGCGGTGGCCGGATTTCGCACTGTATTGGAGGCGATGATGGATCCTGAAATGGGCGCAAGCTACACGCGGCTCAAGGAAAGCGGATCATGA
- a CDS encoding response regulator, with protein sequence MMDMDAHLLIVDDDERIRTLLQKFLMRNGFLVTAARDAAHARRILAGLDFDLIVLDVMMPGEDGLSLTQSLRETMQTPIMLLTAKGETGNRIEGLEAGADDYLAKPFEPKELLLRINAILRRMPDTSAQDAAPKVLSLGPIRYDLERGEMWQGDDLVRLTATEVQLMKIFAAQPGAPLSRAKLVEELGRDRGQAQERAVDVQITRLRRKIEDNPKQPRYLQTVRGAGYMLAPD encoded by the coding sequence ATGATGGACATGGACGCCCATCTGCTGATCGTGGATGACGATGAGCGCATTCGCACACTGCTCCAGAAATTCTTGATGCGAAACGGGTTTTTGGTCACTGCGGCCCGTGATGCCGCCCATGCGCGGCGCATTCTGGCAGGGCTGGATTTTGACCTGATCGTTCTGGATGTGATGATGCCGGGCGAAGATGGCCTGTCGCTCACCCAATCGCTGCGCGAGACAATGCAGACACCGATCATGCTGCTGACCGCCAAAGGCGAGACTGGCAACCGGATCGAAGGGCTTGAGGCAGGCGCCGATGATTATCTGGCCAAACCCTTTGAACCCAAGGAACTTCTGCTGAGGATCAACGCCATTTTGCGCCGTATGCCGGACACGAGCGCACAAGATGCCGCGCCCAAGGTGCTGTCGCTCGGGCCGATCCGCTATGATCTGGAACGCGGCGAGATGTGGCAAGGGGATGACCTCGTGCGACTGACCGCTACCGAAGTGCAATTGATGAAAATCTTTGCCGCGCAGCCCGGTGCGCCGCTCAGCCGTGCCAAACTGGTTGAGGAATTGGGCCGCGATCGCGGGCAGGCACAGGAACGTGCGGTAGACGTACAAATCACCCGCTTGCGCCGCAAGATCGAGGATAATCCCAAACAGCCGCGCTATCTTCAAACGGTGCGCGGCGCGGGTTATATGCTGGCGCCGGATTGA
- a CDS encoding exodeoxyribonuclease VII small subunit — protein sequence MSETSVDEMNFETAMAELEKVLGQLERGDVALDESIALYERGAELKARCEAKLKEAEEKVAAITLDADGNPVGAKPVEGL from the coding sequence ATGTCCGAGACATCCGTAGATGAGATGAACTTTGAAACTGCGATGGCGGAGCTGGAAAAAGTTCTCGGTCAGCTGGAGCGGGGCGATGTGGCGCTGGACGAATCGATTGCGCTTTATGAGCGCGGCGCGGAATTAAAGGCGCGGTGCGAGGCTAAGCTGAAAGAAGCCGAAGAAAAGGTCGCGGCGATCACTTTGGACGCCGATGGCAATCCTGTGGGGGCCAAGCCTGTTGAAGGTCTCTGA